In one Candidatus Limnocylindria bacterium genomic region, the following are encoded:
- the ahcY gene encoding adenosylhomocysteinase, with translation MTTTTTPRHDVVDIGLAEIGSRRVEWAGREMPVLAGIAKRMAKERPFAGLRIAACLHVTTETANLAIALRDAGASVALCASNPLSTQDDAAAALVANEGIAVFARKGEDRDTYFRHINAVLETKPQITMDDGADVVTLLHTERKDLLPHVKGGTEETTTGVIRLRAMAAEGILAYPIVAVNEAHTKHMFDNQYGTGQSAVDGILRATNILLAGKTVVVAGYGWVGRGVASRFRGMGSIVIIVEVDPLRGLEAAMDGYQVMPIAEAARRGDLFITCTGNVNVIAAKHFPTMKDGAILANAGHFNDEIELAALEKLARSKREIRRFVEEYDLGERKLFVLGEGRLVNHVAAEANPAAVMDMSFANQALAIEYLIKNAGALPPQVYPVPRELDEEISRTKLEAMGMRIDKMTDEQAIYAKSWKAGT, from the coding sequence GTGACCACCACGACAACACCGCGTCATGACGTCGTCGACATCGGGCTGGCTGAGATCGGCTCTCGCCGCGTCGAGTGGGCCGGGCGTGAGATGCCGGTGCTCGCCGGCATCGCCAAGCGGATGGCGAAGGAGCGGCCGTTCGCGGGACTCCGCATCGCCGCCTGCCTTCACGTGACCACCGAAACGGCGAACCTCGCCATCGCGCTCCGCGATGCGGGAGCCAGCGTCGCGCTCTGCGCGTCGAACCCCCTGTCGACGCAGGACGACGCCGCCGCGGCGCTCGTCGCGAACGAGGGGATCGCGGTGTTCGCACGCAAGGGTGAGGATCGCGATACCTACTTCCGGCACATCAACGCTGTCCTCGAGACGAAGCCGCAGATAACGATGGATGACGGCGCCGACGTCGTCACACTGCTCCACACCGAGCGCAAGGACCTGCTCCCGCACGTGAAGGGCGGCACCGAGGAGACCACGACCGGGGTGATCCGGCTGCGCGCGATGGCGGCGGAAGGCATCCTCGCCTATCCGATCGTCGCGGTGAACGAAGCGCACACCAAGCACATGTTCGACAACCAGTACGGCACCGGTCAGTCGGCGGTCGACGGCATCCTGCGCGCGACGAACATCCTGCTCGCGGGGAAGACGGTCGTCGTGGCCGGGTACGGCTGGGTCGGCCGTGGCGTCGCATCTCGGTTCCGCGGGATGGGCTCGATCGTCATCATCGTCGAGGTCGACCCGCTGCGTGGGCTTGAAGCGGCGATGGACGGCTACCAGGTCATGCCGATCGCCGAGGCCGCCCGCCGTGGCGATCTCTTCATCACCTGCACCGGCAATGTGAACGTCATCGCGGCGAAGCATTTCCCGACGATGAAGGACGGCGCGATCCTCGCGAACGCCGGGCACTTCAACGACGAGATCGAGCTCGCCGCGCTCGAGAAGCTCGCCCGCTCGAAGCGGGAGATCCGTCGCTTCGTCGAGGAATACGACCTCGGTGAACGGAAGCTCTTCGTGCTCGGCGAGGGCCGCCTGGTGAACCATGTCGCAGCGGAGGCCAACCCGGCGGCGGTGATGGACATGTCCTTCGCGAACCAGGCACTCGCGATCGAATACCTCATCAAGAACGCGGGAGCTCTTCCCCCGCAGGTC
- a CDS encoding adenine phosphoribosyltransferase — MPVTAKDLASRIRDIPDFPKPGILFKDITTLLKDGDSFKAAVDGLMERIGTRDVDVVVGMESRGFIFGAPIAYNLGVGFVPVRKLGKLPADVVSVEYDLEYGSATLEMHRDAIKPGAKVLIIDDLLATGGTVAGTIELVKQLKGEIVALAFLIELVALKGRNKLAGYDIVTLIQA, encoded by the coding sequence GTGCCCGTGACAGCCAAGGATCTCGCATCGCGGATCCGCGACATCCCCGACTTCCCGAAGCCGGGCATCCTGTTCAAGGACATCACGACGCTCCTCAAGGACGGCGACTCGTTCAAGGCCGCTGTCGACGGGCTCATGGAGCGCATCGGCACGCGCGACGTCGACGTGGTGGTGGGCATGGAATCCCGCGGCTTCATCTTCGGCGCCCCCATCGCGTACAACCTCGGCGTCGGCTTCGTGCCGGTCCGCAAGCTCGGCAAGCTCCCGGCCGACGTGGTGAGCGTCGAATACGACCTCGAATACGGCTCGGCCACGCTCGAGATGCACAGGGACGCGATCAAGCCCGGTGCCAAGGTGTTGATCATCGACGACCTGCTCGCGACCGGCGGCACGGTCGCCGGCACGATCGAGCTCGTGAAGCAGCTCAAAGGTGAGATCGTGGCGCTCGCGTTCCTCATCGAACTCGTGGCGCTCAAAGGACGAAACAAGCTCGCGGGCTACGACATAGTTACACTCATACAGGCATAG
- a CDS encoding GNAT family N-acetyltransferase gives MTAAPLLPEIRLEDQPSAESARAFFQRDRLMSAYALADIDAAEIEKARWWTATRGDVVVACALVVEALPFRPCFATGESEALVTIFRDGIREPRIVVATPPSGRLAVESVYRFERVEKMHRMAVSVATFRPRVTHGVTRLGPQHLDDVIDLYGHASRTYFTEARLEREIYFGVYIGSTLVSAAGTHVRSRLSNIAAVGNVLTRIAYRDRGMATTVTSAVTEAALEQHRDVVLNVRQDNAPAIAVYDRLGYHVHGPFIEGPAVRRSAWDRILGRMK, from the coding sequence ATGACCGCGGCCCCGTTGCTTCCAGAGATCCGCCTCGAAGATCAGCCCTCGGCCGAGAGCGCGCGCGCATTCTTCCAGCGTGACCGCCTCATGTCCGCATACGCGCTCGCGGATATCGACGCGGCGGAGATCGAGAAGGCGCGTTGGTGGACCGCCACGCGCGGTGACGTGGTCGTCGCGTGCGCTCTTGTGGTCGAAGCGCTGCCGTTCCGTCCGTGCTTCGCCACCGGCGAGAGCGAGGCGCTTGTCACGATCTTCCGCGACGGCATCCGCGAGCCGCGCATCGTCGTGGCGACGCCGCCATCTGGCCGGCTCGCCGTCGAGAGCGTGTACCGCTTCGAGCGCGTCGAGAAGATGCATCGCATGGCCGTCTCCGTCGCGACGTTCCGCCCGCGCGTGACCCACGGTGTCACGCGCCTCGGTCCGCAGCATCTCGACGACGTCATCGATCTCTACGGCCACGCCTCGCGCACGTACTTCACCGAGGCGCGCCTCGAGCGCGAGATCTACTTCGGCGTCTACATCGGAAGTACGCTCGTCTCCGCCGCGGGGACGCACGTGCGCTCGCGACTTTCCAACATCGCGGCCGTCGGCAATGTCCTGACCCGCATCGCGTACCGCGACCGGGGCATGGCCACGACGGTCACGTCCGCGGTGACCGAGGCCGCGCTGGAGCAGCACCGCGACGTCGTGCTCAACGTGCGGCAGGACAACGCGCCGGCGATCGCGGTCTACGACCGCCTCGGCTACCACGTTCACGGACCGTTCATCGAAGGCCCGGCGGTGCGTCGCTCGGCCTGGGATCGGATCCTGGGGAGGATGAAGTGA
- a CDS encoding histidine phosphatase family protein: MTKPVTFYLVRHGESEFNAARRFAGRTDSPLTELGRRQAVAVAEALSHVRFDRIVSSPLSRCRDTALVIARGQQLPVDLEPDLVEIDVGEKTGTPFDEVAGLPGYEDGFVAWPRGETLEQVLSRAHGVITRVAAQSAGQRVLIVGHGGVTRILMSHFLGLLPRLDKSPATNTNVSVVVSDGFTHRVERLFTDAHLV; this comes from the coding sequence ATGACGAAGCCCGTCACCTTCTATTTGGTGCGTCACGGCGAGAGCGAGTTCAACGCTGCGCGCCGCTTCGCCGGGCGCACCGATAGTCCGCTCACCGAGCTCGGCCGGCGGCAAGCCGTGGCGGTCGCGGAAGCGTTGTCGCATGTCCGTTTCGACCGGATCGTGTCGAGCCCGTTGTCGCGGTGCCGTGACACGGCGCTCGTCATCGCTCGCGGGCAGCAATTGCCGGTCGACCTCGAGCCCGATCTGGTGGAGATCGACGTCGGGGAGAAGACCGGTACCCCGTTCGACGAGGTCGCGGGCCTGCCAGGGTACGAGGACGGCTTCGTCGCGTGGCCACGCGGCGAGACGCTCGAGCAGGTGCTGTCGCGCGCGCACGGGGTGATCACGCGCGTCGCGGCCCAAAGCGCGGGTCAGCGCGTTCTCATCGTCGGCCACGGCGGCGTCACGCGCATCCTCATGAGCCATTTCCTCGGCCTGCTGCCGCGTCTCGATAAGAGCCCTGCGACGAACACCAACGTCAGCGTCGTCGTGAGCGACGGATTCACGCATCGGGTGGAACGGTTGTTCACCGATGCGCACCTCGTTTAG